The genomic stretch ACTTCTGCCCGATTTCCGTTTGAGAGAAGGGCTCAAACAACTGATTGATTTCGTGAGCAGCAATACCCGGTCCGGTGTCTTCAACTTCAAAATAGAGGGTGAGGGAGTGGAGAAATGAAGGAGGGAAAACTTCTGCTTGCTCGCTCCTAATCCGCAGCATTACACTGCCCGCTTGCGTAAACTTGATTGCATTTCCCAATAGATTGAGTAGAACTTGACGAAGTTTCCGCTCATCGGTTCGGATATACTGAGGAACATTGGGTGAGCAGCTAAACGTAAGTTGCAACCCTTTGGATTCAGCCCGAAACTGTAGCATCTCTTCTAAAGTGTCCAGCAGGAGATAGAGATCAAAGCTGGTTTCGCTTAGGATGACCCGTCCTGCCTCAATCTTGGACATCTCCAACACATCGCTGACCAACTCTAACAAATGCTCTCCACTGCGCTTAATGATGGCTAGTTCTGAGGTTTCTGATCCCGGAGGAGCGTTACGAGCCAGGAGTTGAGTGAAGCCAAGAATGGCGTTCAGCGGAGTTCGGAGTTCGTGGCTCATGTTAGCCAGAAACTGGCTTTTCGCCCGATTCGCAGCATCAGCAGTTTCTTTAGCACTGTGCAACTCCTGGAATTTCTGCATCAGAGTGGAGGACATGACCTTGAAGTTGTGAACGAGGGAGCTAATTTCCATAACCGAGCTACTGGGCCAGTCAATTGATTTTTGCTCTACTAATTGATTGGGTAGGTTTGTGGTTACCCGTGCTAGCTGGGAGAGGGGACTGACCAATCTACGAGTGAGCAGGGTTGCCAGTACCAATGCTAATCCCGAAATTATCATCAGAATAGTCAGACTTCTGACATGAACCCGCAGCACTTGGGCAACATAGGGAGCAGCAGGAGCCTCGATCAGCACCTTCCAGGGAATCTGGCTGTCCAGGGCAGCTTCCTGGACGAAGAAAGAATTAGCCCACTGCACCATCAGCGGACTGTTCGTTATGGGAAACCATTGATAAATATCTGGAGCGATCGCCTTAATTCTGCCTCCCTGCTGTAGGTCAAACGTTTGAGCGATTACACGATCGCTTTGAGTACTGCTAATGACTGTGTTGTTGCGATCGAGCAGCGTTATTTGCAGCTCTTTAGTAGTATGAACTTTGAAGAGATGCTCAATTCGCTTCAAGTCAATTTCACTGATGATAAATCCCAACAGGCGGTTTGCTTGAATTACGGGAGTACTCAGAATTATCCCAGGTGTTGATATGCCACTTGTTTCTGTCAATAAACCTGATATGCTTGGTTGGCGGGTGTTACGAATTGCTTCAAAGTAGGGAACATCTGCCAGACTCAATTGTGTAGTAGCTTCTGCTGGCAGATCTGATGCGGAAGCAGCAACACTGACTTGCCCGGTAGGGGTAACAACGTAGAGGGTGTGAAAATCCAGAAATTCTCGTTGGGTGAGTTCTGTGCTTTGCTGCAATTGAACTGTTGGAGCCATGTTCGATCGAGCCGCAATCTGAGCTAACTCGTCCGAGGCGTGCAACAGTTGCTCATGCCATGCATCGATCTGCGCCCCTAATTCTATAGATGTGGCTCTGAGTTCTTCCTGGGCTGTTGTTCCAATATTGTCAACTACGCGATGGCTGTCCAATGCCATCAGCATCAAGGTAGGAAAGAAGACGAAAGCAACGAGCAAGTTAAAGAGGGTTTGTTGCAGAGAAAGCGATCGGATGGCTGGGGGACGATTGAACCAGCGATGAATCGGGAGATAGATCAGAATTAGGCTGGCAACCAGGGCATTAAAAATCCCATTGACAGCCTGCTTCAGCATGATAATGGTAGCTTGGGTGGGAGGATGATGCAGGATATGATGATAGAACAGCCAAGCCAGCGGCATCCCAATGCAGATCCAGTAAATGCCGTCTAGCAAGACGAGGTTTTGGCGAGAGCGACGGAATAACCAACTAACAAATAGAGCTTCACAGGCGAAGATAATGATGGCATAGGGATGCTTCCAAAGGAAGTAGGTGTAACTGCTGGTCAAGATAACTGTTGCAATACACCAACGATGTCCGTATAAACCTAACATTAGCCAGACGGCGATCGACCCAAACAGAAAATCAAGGTGAAAGAAGAATGACCAGCTAAAATAATTTCCCAACCACCCGGCTATGATAAGCAAAATCAGTCCTAAAGCAGCTCTGCTGCGCGTATTCCATTGGTCTCCCAACCATAGCTGGTTATTAAATTCCATGACCTTTGTCTTCCCTAGCTGAGGTGTTCTAAGACAGCCTTGAATTCCCTTTATAGAAATCCTCTATATCAATTCCTCCTACGGAAGAAATTAGCAGTAAAGCGTTGAAGTAGAAGCC from Leptolyngbya ohadii IS1 encodes the following:
- a CDS encoding hybrid sensor histidine kinase/response regulator: MEFNNQLWLGDQWNTRSRAALGLILLIIAGWLGNYFSWSFFFHLDFLFGSIAVWLMLGLYGHRWCIATVILTSSYTYFLWKHPYAIIIFACEALFVSWLFRRSRQNLVLLDGIYWICIGMPLAWLFYHHILHHPPTQATIIMLKQAVNGIFNALVASLILIYLPIHRWFNRPPAIRSLSLQQTLFNLLVAFVFFPTLMLMALDSHRVVDNIGTTAQEELRATSIELGAQIDAWHEQLLHASDELAQIAARSNMAPTVQLQQSTELTQREFLDFHTLYVVTPTGQVSVAASASDLPAEATTQLSLADVPYFEAIRNTRQPSISGLLTETSGISTPGIILSTPVIQANRLLGFIISEIDLKRIEHLFKVHTTKELQITLLDRNNTVISSTQSDRVIAQTFDLQQGGRIKAIAPDIYQWFPITNSPLMVQWANSFFVQEAALDSQIPWKVLIEAPAAPYVAQVLRVHVRSLTILMIISGLALVLATLLTRRLVSPLSQLARVTTNLPNQLVEQKSIDWPSSSVMEISSLVHNFKVMSSTLMQKFQELHSAKETADAANRAKSQFLANMSHELRTPLNAILGFTQLLARNAPPGSETSELAIIKRSGEHLLELVSDVLEMSKIEAGRVILSETSFDLYLLLDTLEEMLQFRAESKGLQLTFSCSPNVPQYIRTDERKLRQVLLNLLGNAIKFTQAGSVMLRIRSEQAEVFPPSFLHSLTLYFEVEDTGPGIAAHEINQLFEPFSQTEIGQKSQQGTGLGLAISQQLVRLMGGNITATSALGRGATFSFDIKVGLGNPAEIPVQPPSRRVIGLAPDQPKYRILVADDRWVNRHLLLKLLEPIGFEVRDAENGRQAIALWEEWQPHLIWMDMRMPIMDGYEATRYIKGHLQGQTTMIIAITASAFDEERAGVLVAGCDDFVRKPFQEEIVFEKMAQYLGVRYLYDEEDQEGTQNEGIGAANHGKNEGRFRPSVFLSPASLQVMPSSWVAQLHQAAMQLDDKQIFSLIAAIPPEHAALANALTELVSRVRFDTIVNLSQPVVQA